The genomic DNA CGCGGCCTTCGCCGCGACCGATACGTCGGCCGCCTTCGCGGCCGGCCCCGGCGGCGTCTTCGCGACGCCGGGCGACGCGGTCTACGAGATCGGCAACGAGCTATTCACGCTGCGCATCGCCGAGGCCGGCGGCGCGATCGTCGGCTGCAAGCTCCGCGACTACCGCAACGGCGACGGCGGCGGCGTGGAGCTGGTGCCCCCCGCCGGCGCTCTCGACGAACCGCCCGCGGGCGATGTCCTGGTGCGCGAGAGCGGCGAGCTGGACGTCGGCCGGGCGCCGTTCCTGCCCGTCGGCGAGGCGGGCTTCACGCTGGGCGCGCTCGACGCGCCGCGCGAGCTGGTGCTGGAGGCCGCGGGCGCCGGCGGCCTGGTCGTGCGCAAGATCTACACGCTGCGGCCCGGCGACTACATCGTGGACGTGCGCTACGAGACGCCGTCGGGCGGCCCCGTGCTGCGCGGCGCACGCTTCGTCTGGCGGCGCGGCATCGCGATCACCGAGCACGCGACCAAGGCCATGATGCAGCGCGGCAGCTTCCGCTCCTTCGTGCAGGTGGGGGAGGACTTCCACGCGATGTCGCAGGACAACGTGGTCAAGGGCAAGGGCGAAGAGGCGTTCCGCGGCACCATCCGCTTCGCCGGCGTGCAGAACAAGTACTTCTCGATCCTCGGCTTCCTGCCCGACGACGGCCGCTCGGCCGCCGAGGGCCGCGTCAAGCTCGGCGGCGACCGCGAGACGGGCCACCAGGCCTGGGAGTTCGAGGTCCCCGCGCGTCCCGGCGCCGGCGCCGCGACCGCCGCGCTGTCGCTCTATCTCGGCCCCAACGACTACCGTCGTCTGCGGGCCCACGGCCACGATCTCGAGAAGATCGTGAACCTGGGCTGGAAGTGGATCCAGCCCATCAGCGAACTCGTGCTGCGCCTGATGAACTGGCTGCACGGGTTCATCCCCAACTACGGTTGGGTCATCGTCATCATCTCCATCCTCAGCAAGCTGGTGTTCTGGCCGCTGACGGCCAAGGGCACCAAGGCCATGAAGCAGATGCAGGACTCGCAGGCCAGGCTGAAGCCGAAGCTGGACGCGCTGAAGAAGAAGCACAGCGGCGACCCGCAGCGCTACAACCAGGAGATGATGAAACTCTACAAGGAAGAGGGAGTGAATCCCCTCGCGGGCATGTCGGGCTGCATGCCGATGCTGGTCCAGATGCCGGTGTTCATCGCACTCTACCAGGTGCTCTACAACATGGTGGACCTGCGCATGACGCCCTGGCTGGGCTGGATCAAGGACCTGTCGCAACCCGACGCGCTGTTCGTGCT from bacterium includes the following:
- the yidC gene encoding membrane protein insertase YidC, whose protein sequence is MDRRTLLAMLLFLVLFLVWSKVMDRYRPEPVPVRPAAESVSGSGAEVVVGDAGAAGPAAFAATDTSAAFAAGPGGVFATPGDAVYEIGNELFTLRIAEAGGAIVGCKLRDYRNGDGGGVELVPPAGALDEPPAGDVLVRESGELDVGRAPFLPVGEAGFTLGALDAPRELVLEAAGAGGLVVRKIYTLRPGDYIVDVRYETPSGGPVLRGARFVWRRGIAITEHATKAMMQRGSFRSFVQVGEDFHAMSQDNVVKGKGEEAFRGTIRFAGVQNKYFSILGFLPDDGRSAAEGRVKLGGDRETGHQAWEFEVPARPGAGAATAALSLYLGPNDYRRLRAHGHDLEKIVNLGWKWIQPISELVLRLMNWLHGFIPNYGWVIVIISILSKLVFWPLTAKGTKAMKQMQDSQARLKPKLDALKKKHSGDPQRYNQEMMKLYKEEGVNPLAGMSGCMPMLVQMPVFIALYQVLYNMVDLRMTPWLGWIKDLSQPDALFVLPFSLPLLGNLFNLLPLLMAAVTWWQTKLTPTGGAGGQMAAMNTIMPVMMLFFLYNMPSGLVIYWTINTAVTALQTWRIHKSAPASGGAPA